A part of Miscanthus floridulus cultivar M001 chromosome 6, ASM1932011v1, whole genome shotgun sequence genomic DNA contains:
- the LOC136460022 gene encoding germin-like protein 1-4 yields MALMKKLKLPALLLGACFAVVGLLVIAAPAVLAGDPDMLQDICVADYKSLKGLLRVNGFPCKPEANVTADDFFFGGLATAADVYTGNPTGSAVTAADVSAVPGLNTLRVSMARTDYAPWGGVSAPHAHPRATEILFVAEGTLEVSFVATAAGAGGGGRLFTRNLNRGEVFVFPRGVLHFQRSVGAAPAVAISAFDSQMPGTQADAAALFGAAPPLPTDVLARAFQTDAGVVDGIKSNFSPPK; encoded by the exons ATGGCTCTGATGAAGAAGCTCAAGCTCCCCGCCCTTCTCCTCGGCGCCTGCTTCGCCGTCGTCGGCCTCCTCGTGATCGCCGCCCCTGCAGTGCTCGCCGGCGACCCCGACATGCTCCAGGACATCTGCGTCGCCGACTACAAATCCCTCAAGGGGC TGCTGCGTGTGAACGGGTTTCCGTGCAAGCCGGAGGCGAACGTGACGGCGGACGACTTCTTCTTCGGCGGTCTAGCAACGGCGGCGGACGTGTACACGGGCAACCCGACGGGGTCGGCGGTGACGGCGGCGGACGTGTCGGCGGTCCCCGGGCTCAACACGCTGCGCGTATCGATGGCGCGCACCGACTACGCGCCGTGGGGCGGCGTGTCCGCACCGCACGCGCACCCGCGCGCCACGGAGATCCTCTTCGTCGCTGAGGGCACCCTGGAGGTGAGCTTCGTGGCCACCGCCGCGGGCGCGGGGGGCGGCGGGCGGCTCTTCACCCGCAACTTGAACAGGGGCGAGGTGTTTGTCTTCCCGCGCGGCGTCCTGCACTTCCAGCGCAGCGTCGGCGCTGCGCCCGCCGTGGCGATCTCCGCGTTCGACAGCCAGATGCCCGGCACGCAGGCGGACGCCGCCGCGCTGTTCGGCGCCGCGCCACCGCTGCCCACCGACGTGCTGGCGCGGGCGTTCCAGACTGACGCCGGGGTCGTGGACGGCATCAAGTCCAACTTCTCCCCGCCCAAGTAG